Below is a genomic region from Spirosoma radiotolerans.
TATAACGTTTACTCCACGGCCTGTGTCCTCATAGGCCGTGGAGTAAACGTTGTTGTTTAATCTACGACAAGAACAATTTTGCCGATATGCTCACTGCTGGTCATCAATTCCTGTGCGCTGGCCGCTTCGGAGAGTGGAAAGGTGCGGTAGATGATCGGTTTGAATCGATCATCGCTGAGTAGCGGCCAGACTTGTTTTTCAACATCGGCGGTGAGGTTCGCTTTGAAGTTGGCATCGCGCGGCTTTAACATACTGCCACTGATCGTAATTCGCTTTTGCATCAGCGTTGGAATGTGAATCTGGCTGTCGGCACCCTGCATGGCATTGATAAACATTAGCCTGCCATCTGTTGCCAGCAGGCGCAGGTTTTTGGGCGTGTAGTCTCCGCCAACCATATCCAGAATAACATGGATGTTTATGTCTTCCAAGACTTTTTCGAAATCTTCTTTTTTGTAATTGACGCATTTTACGGCACCTATCTCTTCGCAAAAGGCACATTTTTCGTCGCTTCCCGCTGTGGCATAGGCACTGGCTCCGAACGCTTTAGCTAGCTGAATCGCCGTTACACCAATGCCGCTACTACCTCCGTGGATCAATAGGTTTTCTCCGCCAGATAAATGCCCCCATCGAAAAACCGTAGACCAGACGGTCAAAATCGTTTCGGGTAGAGAAGCCGCTTCAACAAATGTCAGATTCGATGGGATGGGGAGGCAGTGCCGCTCATCGACCGTTACATGGTCAGCATAACCTCCTCCGCTCACTAGGGCACATACCCTGTCGCCAACCCGCCAGCGGCTGGTGTTGGGGCCGCACTGCTCCACAACGCCAGCTATTTCAAGTCCGGGAATTTGGCCTGTAGGGTCCATGCCATAGCCACCGGTTCGCTGATGAATATCACTTCGATTGACGCCCGCTGCCCGTACACGTATGAGGAGTTGCCCTGATTGGGGTTGTGGCGTAGGTTGTTCCTGTAATTCGAGAACTGAACCATCGCCGGGACGTGTGATCATGATTGCTTTCATACCTGCATAACCATTGCGATCGCCTTTTGTCAGAAAAGGCATACATTCTTGGAAGCAAAGGTTGGTTTTCTCAAACCACCTCATCACAAAACGAGTAGTTATCAGTAAAAACTCACAAACTGGATCATGACTCAACCCGATCAATCAATCTCCGATATAAACGATGTCGTTCGTCAGCAACTGATCGCCTTACTTACCGGTAGCAATGCTCATCAGTCGTTCGACGATGCGGTGAAAGACTTGCCCACCGAACTGCGTGGCGTAAAGCCCGACAAACTGCCGTATAGCATCTGGCAGCTCGTCGATCATATTCGTATTGCGCAATGGGACATCCTCGAATTTTCCCGCGATTCCGGTCATCAGTCGCCACCGTGGCCATCGGGGTACTGGTCAAAAGAATTGGCTCCGGCAGATGAGGCCGCCTGGCAGCAGGCACTGGAACAAATCAGAGAGGACCGCGATGCATTTGTGGCGCTACTAAACGATCCAGGCCGCGATTTATACGCTCCCTTCGAGCATGGCGATGGGCAGAACCTGCTCCGCGAAACGCTGTTGATCGCCGACCATACGGCTTACCATGTCGGTGAAATTATCATTATCCGGCGGTTGCTGGATGCGTGGTAATGATGAATGATGCCGCCGTGGTCTGTGTCCTCACGGACCGTTGATTTAGGAGGAAAGCCTTGGCTGACGCGAAAGTAGTCCGTGAGGACACGGACCACGGAGGCATCACTCATCATTTCTAATTCATCATTCCTAAGCGAATTTCTCCAACTGCTTCACCAGCACGTTGAAATCTTTAGGGTAGGGAGCCACAAACGTTTGCTCTTCGCCGTCCAGTAACGCAAAGGTTAGGGAATGGGCGTGGAGCGCAACCCGATGAATCAGCGGAAGCTCTTCGGTGCCTTCTTTCAGGTTGAAGTTGCGCTTTATATCGGACAGAAAGACGGGCTTTCCACCGTATGTTGGGTCGTTGACGATAGGGGCCTTCAGGCACATTAAATGCACCCGAATCTGGTGCATTCGACCCGTAACGGGCATGCATTCGACCAAGGTTGCTGTCCGGTAGGCCTGTAAGGTATTGAAGATTGTTTCGGCCACTTTTCCATGCTCGCGATCAATGCGAACGGCGGTTCCGTCTTTGATGGGCGAAATGGGTAAGTACACCGAAATGCCCTCAAAGTTGTGCACCCCATTGGCCACAGCATGGTAGCGTTTCGTTACCTCGCGGTGCTCAAATTGCATGGCCAGGTGGCGATAAGCTTCCGGATTTTTGGCGATAGCCAGAATACCCGACGTTTCTTTATCCAGCCGATGGCCGAGTTGAGCGTCGGCATGGTAGGCTTTAGCCAGCCGCAGAATACTCTGGCCGCCCCGGTCCGTTGTCCGTTCGTCGAGCGAGGCTACGTGGGGCGGTTTGTTGATCAATATATAGTCCTCATTTTCAAAAAGGATGAGGTCTTCAAAGACTAATTTCATGGTATTCGGTTTACAGTTTATGGTATTCGACGGCTAGTTTAGCGTGCGAAGTATCCGGCTGATCGCCCATCAAACACCATAAACTGTGAGCCGAATCCCTCAAACTAAACACAAAAAGCCTCCTCCCAGTCGGAAGAGGCTCAGAGTAAACTATCTTGCTAAAGACTATACCGTCAGCGTACCGCGCTCGTAAGCCTTTTGAAGGGTTGCTTCCAGACCATTTTTGTTAATGGTCTTAATGGCCGACGTAGCCACTCTTAAGGTTATCCATTCGCCGGTTGACTCGACGAAGAACCGCTTTTTCTGCAGGTTCGGGAAGAATTTACGCTTAGTTTTATTATTAGCGTGAGAAACGTTGTTTCCCGTGCGTGTGCGCTTTCCTGTGATTTGACAAACTCTGGCCATTACCGTACTCGTTTTCCGTTAGAGGGCGCAAAATTGGCTAAATAATTCATAATCTGCAAGTCATTACTCCTTTTTTTTGAATCCATAGGGACAATGACGACATCCGCTCTTGCAGCAGTAGCCACGTTTGAGGTGATAAGCAGTCGTGAAAACGACAAACCCTTCGGGTGTGTAGTAATAATCCTCGTCGGCTAAACCGGGAATTTTTTTCTTACTGGGTTGCACACGTGCCTGGTTTTGGGCGTCTGTTTAAGAAACCGTATTTTTGAAAGCCAACGGGTTCTACGACCTGTTAGTTGCACAACGTTGCCGATTCCGGCCAACAAACTCATTTAACCGCTTTTCACTATGATACTCGAACCAACAACGCCCGTCTCGTCTGCCGATAAGGCCATGCAACTGGAATGGAAGTATGGCGCGCACAACTATCATCCCATTCCAGCGGTGCTGACGCGGGGCGAAGGCATCTTCGTTTGGGATGTAGATGATAAACGTTACTTTGATTTTCTGTCGGCCTATAGTGCCGTTAGCCAGGGACATTGCCATCCGCGCATTATTAAGGCGATGATGGAACAGGCTCAGCGCCTAACCCTGACGTCGCGGGCTTTTTACAACGACAAGACCGGCCTTTGCGAAAAATACCTTTGCGATTACTTTGGCTTCGATAAAGCGCTGATTATGAACTCTGGTGCCGAAGGGGGTGAAACGGCGCTCAAACTGACGCGCAAATGGGCTTATAAAGTCAAAGGTATTCCGCAGGATCAGGCCAAGGTGGTGTTTGCCGCCGGAAATTTCTGGGGACGCACATTGGCGGCTATTTCATCGTCCACCGACCCGAGCAGCACCAATGACTTCGGGCCGTTACTGCCGGGCTACATTATTATTCCCTACGATGACCTCGACGCGCTGGAAGCTACCCTTCAGAGTGACCCAAACATTGCTGGGTTCATGGTCGAGCCCATTCAGGGCGAAGCGGGCGTCGTGGTGCCGCATGAAGGCTACCTGCGCGGTGTGCGGGAGCTATGCACAAAATACAACGTGCTCTTTATTGCAGATGAGGTGCAAACGGGCATCGGGCGAACCGGTAAGCGTGTGGCCTGTGATCACGAAGGGATAAAACCTGATCTGCTCGTGCTGGGTAAAGCGCTCTCGGGGGGTACTATGCCCGTATCGGCCGTCATGACGTCTGATGAGGTTATGCTCACCATCAAACCGGGTGAGCACGGCTCAACCTATGGCGGTAATCCATTGGCCTGCGTTGTCACTATGGAGGCCCTTCAGGTGGTAGAAGACGAAAAACTGACGGAGAATGCGGCCGCCATGGGCGAAGTTTTCCGCGCCCGAATGACGGCCCTGAGTCAGAAAACAGAACTTGTGAAATCGGTGCGTGGTAAAGGCTTATTGAACGCTATCGTGATTCAGGAACGCCCTGATCTCGGTACAGAAACGGCCTGGGAAATCTGTCTGAAGTTGAAAGGCAATGGCCTGCTGACTAAGCCAACTCATGGTGATAAAATTCGGTTTGCCCCTCCGCTGGTTATCAACGAAGAGCAAATGCATGAGGCCTGCGATATTATCGAGAAAACGATCCTGGCCTTTTAGAATTGATGCATTAGGAAGCGGTATAAGGGCTTAAAGCCAGTATCGCCAGCAACGTTAATGACACGAGCAATGAGCACATCGACCACAACCAGCATTGGCATTATAGGCGCGGGTAACATAGCCCAGGGGTTTGCCCGACACGTAGCGAAGGCTGGTTATCCAGTAATGATCAGCAATAGTCGTGGTCCTGAATCACTGGCCGATCTGGTCACTTCCCTTGGCAATGATATCAAGGCGGGTACGGTAACAGATGCAGCACAGGCGGATATCGTCCTGCTGGCATTGCCGTGGCAGCACTTATCAGAAGGGCTTGCCGGTTTGCCAGCCTGGAATGGTCGTATTGTTATAGATGCCACCAACTTTATTGTTTTCCCGGAATTCAAACCGGCTGACCTCGGCGACAGGACATCGAGTGAAGTGGTGGCCGAGTTGGTGCCTGGCGCGCGCCTTGTGAAAGCGTTCAATACACTTGATGCAGCCGTGCTGGCTGCTGATCCGCATCAAGCCGGTGGGCAACGGGTTCTTTTCTTTTCGGGTGATGACAAGGAGGCTAAGGAAACCGTCAGTCAACTGATCAAAGCTATTGGCTTTGCCGGTATTGATCTTGGCGGACTCGTCACGGGCGGAAAATTGCAGCAGTTTGGCGGGCCTTTGCCTACCCATAACCTGATTAAACTGCCTAAATAATGCGCTTTTTTGCCAGTAAAATGAATGGGGAGCGCATCTGACTAGATGCGCTCCCCATTCATTTTAGACTTTTTTCGCTTATTGCATCGGCTTCCCATTTCTGAACGTAGCCACGATTTTGTCCCCATCCGCGAAGTAATAGGTTCCCTTGCCATTGGGGATATTGTTCTGGAACCAGCCCGCATACTTATCTCCGTTTCGGTAATAGTACACCCCATAATCGGAGCGGAGGTTATCGCGGAAATTGCCTTTGTATTTTAACTTGCCGTCTGCGTAATATTCGACGCCTTCCCCGTGTTTATCGCCTTCCTCAAACTCGCCAACGTAGCGTTCGCGGGTAGGGTAGACGAATGTGCCGGTTCCGTCTTCACAATCGCCCGATACGCAGCCGACTCTTGACGAACTACCAACGGGAGCCTTTGGGGCAATCACTGGCCGGGCGGCAACCGCAGGTGTATTCGTGGGTGTAATGGCTTTTGGTGCCATAGCCACCGGTGTTTTGATGGCTGTTCGGCTTTTTGGATACATAGATTCCGCTTCCAGCCAGCCTTTCCGAATGGCCTCAACACGAGCCGGTTTTGCCGGGTGTGTGGATGTGGCATGTTCATCGCCCAGGGCGCGTACGGCTACCGTTGCCTCGTCCAGTGAAGCGCCTAACTGGTGCAGCACAAAGCCCGAAAACTTATCGGCTTCAATTTCTTTTATCGGCTGGCCGCCCCGGCCGTCAATCGTGTGGCCCTGCAAATGGTGGCCAATTTCGTGCGCCATGATGCTTATCGCCGACCAGTCCGTTTCGGTTTCTTCTTCGATTTGCTGCATGAAAGCCCCATCGTAGACGATAAACCGCTGCCCTTTAAGAACAGTCGCAAAACAGTTGTCGGTGTTGGAGCACTCGATGACTTTGAAATTACGGATCAGGCCAATGGGTTTCAGGATTCGATCCACTACTTTCTCGGCATGGCCGTTGGAGGCCGTTGTTGGGGAGCAGACTACCTGCGGGCCGATCTTGCCGCCTGTATAACTACAAATGAAGGCACCCGACCCTAAGGGTAATGGCAGCGTATTGGTCTGGGCAATCAGGGGGCCAGCAAGGGCCGTACTCAACAAAAGGACAGGTAAAAATAAAGCCGATCTCACAGGCATAACCGGGTGGGTTAATCGTTCAACACGGCAGAATAACGACGAAAGCAGGCTGGCTATTTTAAGCCGTGAACAGGAAAGTTTTCCGGCTGGTTACTTAAACCGCTGTATGGCCACTTTTCCTTTGGCCCCCACGGCATAACAGGTGCCTTTGGCGCAGGCTACCGAATGAAAACCGTCCGTATCGAGCCGTTGCCAGGTTTGCCCCTGATCGGCGGAGAGGCTTGTGCCAGATGGACCAACAGCAAGCAAGCGGTCGCCGGGAAGCAACGCAACGGCTTCTTTCAGGCCGGGCGGATCGGTTGGGGTGAGGAGTGTCCAGGTTTGCCCACCGTCGCGGGTGATGGCGCCATTGGGGCCGGGCTGCTGTTCCTGCTTATAATTCCCGCCAACGACTACGCCAATTTTTTCGGTGAAGAAATGCATCCCAAACAAACCCGTGGCTTCGCCAGCAGGTAAAGGCGTGTTGCTGACGGCCCACGTGCGTCCCCGGTCTTTGGACCGAAACACGCGGCCAAATACCCCGCCACCCGACGCAATCCAGACGTTTCGCTTGCCTTGCACAACGATACTGGTGCCGCTGGCGGCAAAAGCAGCTTCGTTCGGCTCCATCACGGGAAGGCTGGCCGGGGGAATAGGTTGCCAGGTTTTGCCGCCATCGTCGGTTGTCAACATAAACCACCGGCGCCCAACAGACGGATCGGTTAGGGGGTCGCTGAAAATAATACCGTGTTGATCGTCCCAGAAATCAATTCCGTCAAAGAACACGCCCGTTTGTTGGGTTTGATAGAGAAGCGTCCAGTGCTGACCGCCATCCGTTGTTTTGTAAAGCCGGGCCTGACCTTTTTCGGCCGGGCCAGCGCTCATCAGGTAAGCGGTTTGGGCATCAATTGCCTGCACATCACGGAAATCGCAGCCTTGAGCATCAGGAACAGTGCCTGTTTGCCAGGTTTTTCCGCCATCAGCCGTATGAAGAAAGGTGCCTTTGGTACCGCCAATCCAGGCGACATCGGCTCCAGATACACTAACCGCCCGGAAACTGGCGTCGGTCCCAACGGATTGAGGTTGCCACTGAGACAAAGCGGGGACACTGAGCGACAGTGTCCCTATGAGGAGACAAAGGAGTTGTTTCATGAACGATCAATTGACTGCAAAGTGGCAAATTTTGCCGGAAAAGCCAGTCCATTGATCAATTATATGGCTTTATGGTTTCAGGCCACCCGGCTGGGGGGCTGGTGCTGTTTGCTGCGTGGCAGCCTTCAGGCGAATAATTTCCTCGGCCTGGCTACTGGCTTTAAAGTAATAATACAGGCCCAGTATTAGGAATATTTTCGACAGAATGAAAACGGCAATGAACGCAGGACGCCAGTATTTATGAACGCGAATATGCGTATCGTCGACCTCGACGTTTACATATGACTGCTCATTCGGACGGAATTCGGTCGATTTTTGATGGGTTTGCGTATGGGGAGCCTCTTCCCACTTTTTAATTTCTGTTTCGCTGATGCGTAGCGCAACGGCCTCCCGGATGCTGGGCGGAGGGGGCACCGCATGACGAAGGAAGAATTCTTCCATATCCGCTTCGAGTTCGTTCAGCTCGGCCAGCACGTCTGCATCCGTAGCCAGAAGTTGCTCAACTTCTTCCTTCTCTTTCTCTGTCGTTAAGTCTAACAGATACGCTTCCAGAATACCGTCTTTTAAATAGTTGTAGGTCTTCAAGGTGGTTGTGCTATTAAGACGAGCGGAGATGTTTGAAATATGTGTAAATAGACTTTAAGACATTCGTTCGAGACAACTGCAGCTTTTCGGCGATGGCTTCAAGTGAATATCCCTGGCAAAACGATAAATCGAAAACGATGTTTTCTACGTTATCGTTCGTATCAAAATGACCGTTTACATCGGAATCTGACAAAGTTAATGAAGAAACGGGAGCAACACATTTAGCGGCAAGTGCTTTTGCTCTGGCCAGACGAATGATCTCACCTGCCGTATGGGTCGGAATTTCAGCACAGGCCAGTAACTGGGGCGATGAAAACAAGTCGATTAATACCGCCTGCGCACGTTCGGGTTCTGGAATAATCCGTAAAATGACACCGTACGCCATTGAGCCGTACCGATCATACAACGTTAACTGGTCTGCATGTCTTATAACTTCCTGAGAAGTTTGTCTCTTTTCTGCCTGTTTCATTCCACTCCCACCCTAAAATTAACACAATAGGACGACTAATTAGTATCGATAGTCATCTTTGCTAAGATTATACCTTTAAGTTTATATATGGGTCAATACGTTAATAAACGAATGTTATATGACGGAAAATTTATTTAAACATCTGGAATTTTGTGTTGAAATCAAAAGAAACGTTAACATATATTAATAAATCGGCCTATTTAGCCTCCTATAAGGCATACATATTAATAGACTATAAATAAGATTGGATAAGGTCACTGACTGTATTGAGACCGAATACTTTGGGTGAGTAACTGATAAATTTCGGCTAGTTTTGGCTGATTGCTCAGGTAGGTCAAATGAGTCTCGATGGTTGTCAGATCACCCCGGCGGGCCGGACCCGTCTGCACAGCAGTGGGGTTTGGAGCCGCCAGCCCTTTCCGAAAGGTTTCGGCAATAATAGGTCGCAGCAAGTCGAATTCCAGTCCATCCCGAACCGTCAGATCATGCGCAATGGTAAGCAGGTGGTTGGTGAAATTACAGGCAAAAACAGCGGCAACGTGTAAGGTACGACGTTCTTCGGAGGTGATAATGTAAACGGTATCGCTCATTGCTTGTCCCAGTTGAACCAAGGTATCTTCGGTTGTGCTGTCAGTGGCTTCGATACAAAGCGGAATCTCATCGAAGAGCATGAACGACTGCCCTTTGGTAAAGGTCTGAAGCGGATAAAAAACGCCCGTTCGAACGGGGACATCGCTGTAAATAGCCATCCAGTTTTCCAGCGACTCCAGCGAGCGCGCACCTGACGTGTGCACAACGAGGGCGTTTTCAGGTAACACCAACTGGGAGCAAACGCTTTCGAGGGCATCGTCGGGGATGGCCAGCACGAACAGCTGCGACGGACTATCGGCGAAATTCAGTTCGGAGTGGGTATGAGCATCGTAAAGATTGCTGACCAGTTGCCGGGCGTGCTTGAGCTGGTGACTATATACCTCGTTGATATGATGGCCAGCATTTTCGAGCGCTGGAGCAAGGTGCCAGGCCAGATTGCCAGCGCCAATAAACGAAATTTCCATGCTCAAGTATAGACTATTTTACTTGAATCAAAGGTGTCTTTGTGGTATTGTCTATCCAAAGCAATTTGTCTACCAGGCTTTTTACCGATAGTATTACCTAATTAGGTACGTCATTTGTCAACCATTTGGCTAGTCAGCCAGTTACTTATTTTAATTAATCCTACTTAGCTATTAGATTAAGAAGCATAAATAGACAAGTCTCGCCTTCATCCCTATGGAAATTCTGGTCCTGATCGTATACGCAATGGCTTTACTTCTGCTATTCGTATATAACTGTGGTCAACTAAGTCTGATAGTCAAATATTTACGTTCGGAGAAACAGCGTCAGACACTCGCTCAGTCAGCTACACCCCTTTCGCCAGACCAATTACCTGTAGTAACGATTCAGTTGCCGGTTTATAATGAACTGTATGTCGTGGAGCGACTTATCGATGCCGTCGTGCAGTTACACTATCCGAAGGATAAGCTCGACATACAATTGCTGGACGATTCGACCGATGAGACCGTCGCCATTATTGCCCGGAAAATAGCGGACTACAAACGGCAGGGCTTTGCCATCGAACACATTCGTCGACCCGAACGCAACGGCTTCAAAGCCGGGGCGCTGGCCTATGGCTTGACGATTGCCAAAGGGGAACTGCTCGCTATTTTCGACGCCGACTTTGTGCCCGATCCGGAGTTTCTATTGAAGACCGTTCCGCACTTCGCTGACCCGAAGGTAGCGATTGTGCAAACGCGTTGGGAACACTTAAATGAAGACTTCTCGCTGATAACTCAATTGCAGGCCTTTGGCCTCAACGCGCACTTTACGGTCGAGCAGAGTGGCCGGTATGCGGCCGGACTATTGGCCAATTTTAACGGAACGGGGGGCGTCTGGCGAAAAGCGGCCATCGTTGACGCGGGTGGCTGGCAAAGTGATACCCTCACCGAAGACCTAGACTTAAGCTACCGGGCTCAGTTGCGGGGCTGGAAGTTTGTTTACCGGGAAGACGTTGGTTCCCCCGCCGAATTACCCGTAGCCATGAACGCGCTTAAGTCGCAGCAATATCGCTGGATGAAAGGGGCGGCCGAATGCGCCCGTAAGCTTTTTGTGAACGTCCTCAAATCGCCGGATGTATCCTTCTCGATGAAACTACACGCGTTCTTTCATTTGTTCAGTAGCGCTACCTTTATTCTGGTGCTGTTGCTGGGCGTAATGAGTGTACCCCTGATTTATATCCGCAGCCAGCATCCCGAGTGGGAGTGGGTGTTTGTGGTCATCAACTTATTTCAGTTTAATTTATTAATTCTCATCACGTTTTACGGAATTCCCGTCTGGTTTTTAAAGGGAGCGAATAAAAGTAGACTGGCCTGGTACTTTCCGATGTATTCGTCGCTCATGATGGGCTTGTCGCTGCATAATACGATTGCCGTTATTGAAGGGTACATGGGCCGAAAAACGCCTTTTGTGCGGACGCCAAAATTTAATGTCAAAACAGCGACCGATAGTTGGGCGGCTAACAAATACATCAGTCGCCGGATTAGCTGGCTAACGGTGGTGGAAGGCTTGTTGGCCTTATATTTTTTAGGTGGATTGGCGCTGGCTATTTATATCCACGACTACCGCATGTTTTTTCTTCACATCATGCTCATGGTTGGCTTTGGTATGGTCACCATCTATTCACTGATTCAGGCTGTAAATCGTTCGGCATCAGTGCCCGTTTAAGCCATCTTCGGCATAGGGAGCTCATTCAGATTAAGTAAGGGTAACGAATTATTGGCAGAT
It encodes:
- a CDS encoding NAD(P)H-quinone oxidoreductase, with the translated sequence MKAIMITRPGDGSVLELQEQPTPQPQSGQLLIRVRAAGVNRSDIHQRTGGYGMDPTGQIPGLEIAGVVEQCGPNTSRWRVGDRVCALVSGGGYADHVTVDERHCLPIPSNLTFVEAASLPETILTVWSTVFRWGHLSGGENLLIHGGSSGIGVTAIQLAKAFGASAYATAGSDEKCAFCEEIGAVKCVNYKKEDFEKVLEDINIHVILDMVGGDYTPKNLRLLATDGRLMFINAMQGADSQIHIPTLMQKRITISGSMLKPRDANFKANLTADVEKQVWPLLSDDRFKPIIYRTFPLSEAASAQELMTSSEHIGKIVLVVD
- a CDS encoding WD40/YVTN/BNR-like repeat-containing protein is translated as MKQLLCLLIGTLSLSVPALSQWQPQSVGTDASFRAVSVSGADVAWIGGTKGTFLHTADGGKTWQTGTVPDAQGCDFRDVQAIDAQTAYLMSAGPAEKGQARLYKTTDGGQHWTLLYQTQQTGVFFDGIDFWDDQHGIIFSDPLTDPSVGRRWFMLTTDDGGKTWQPIPPASLPVMEPNEAAFAASGTSIVVQGKRNVWIASGGGVFGRVFRSKDRGRTWAVSNTPLPAGEATGLFGMHFFTEKIGVVVGGNYKQEQQPGPNGAITRDGGQTWTLLTPTDPPGLKEAVALLPGDRLLAVGPSGTSLSADQGQTWQRLDTDGFHSVACAKGTCYAVGAKGKVAIQRFK
- a CDS encoding cellulose synthase family protein produces the protein MEILVLIVYAMALLLLFVYNCGQLSLIVKYLRSEKQRQTLAQSATPLSPDQLPVVTIQLPVYNELYVVERLIDAVVQLHYPKDKLDIQLLDDSTDETVAIIARKIADYKRQGFAIEHIRRPERNGFKAGALAYGLTIAKGELLAIFDADFVPDPEFLLKTVPHFADPKVAIVQTRWEHLNEDFSLITQLQAFGLNAHFTVEQSGRYAAGLLANFNGTGGVWRKAAIVDAGGWQSDTLTEDLDLSYRAQLRGWKFVYREDVGSPAELPVAMNALKSQQYRWMKGAAECARKLFVNVLKSPDVSFSMKLHAFFHLFSSATFILVLLLGVMSVPLIYIRSQHPEWEWVFVVINLFQFNLLILITFYGIPVWFLKGANKSRLAWYFPMYSSLMMGLSLHNTIAVIEGYMGRKTPFVRTPKFNVKTATDSWAANKYISRRISWLTVVEGLLALYFLGGLALAIYIHDYRMFFLHIMLMVGFGMVTIYSLIQAVNRSASVPV
- a CDS encoding Rossmann-like and DUF2520 domain-containing protein, with protein sequence MEISFIGAGNLAWHLAPALENAGHHINEVYSHQLKHARQLVSNLYDAHTHSELNFADSPSQLFVLAIPDDALESVCSQLVLPENALVVHTSGARSLESLENWMAIYSDVPVRTGVFYPLQTFTKGQSFMLFDEIPLCIEATDSTTEDTLVQLGQAMSDTVYIITSEERRTLHVAAVFACNFTNHLLTIAHDLTVRDGLEFDLLRPIIAETFRKGLAAPNPTAVQTGPARRGDLTTIETHLTYLSNQPKLAEIYQLLTQSIRSQYSQ
- a CDS encoding NADPH-dependent F420 reductase codes for the protein MSTSTTTSIGIIGAGNIAQGFARHVAKAGYPVMISNSRGPESLADLVTSLGNDIKAGTVTDAAQADIVLLALPWQHLSEGLAGLPAWNGRIVIDATNFIVFPEFKPADLGDRTSSEVVAELVPGARLVKAFNTLDAAVLAADPHQAGGQRVLFFSGDDKEAKETVSQLIKAIGFAGIDLGGLVTGGKLQQFGGPLPTHNLIKLPK
- a CDS encoding RluA family pseudouridine synthase gives rise to the protein MKLVFEDLILFENEDYILINKPPHVASLDERTTDRGGQSILRLAKAYHADAQLGHRLDKETSGILAIAKNPEAYRHLAMQFEHREVTKRYHAVANGVHNFEGISVYLPISPIKDGTAVRIDREHGKVAETIFNTLQAYRTATLVECMPVTGRMHQIRVHLMCLKAPIVNDPTYGGKPVFLSDIKRNFNLKEGTEELPLIHRVALHAHSLTFALLDGEEQTFVAPYPKDFNVLVKQLEKFA
- the rpmB gene encoding 50S ribosomal protein L28, which translates into the protein MARVCQITGKRTRTGNNVSHANNKTKRKFFPNLQKKRFFVESTGEWITLRVATSAIKTINKNGLEATLQKAYERGTLTV
- the rocD gene encoding ornithine--oxo-acid transaminase; translated protein: MILEPTTPVSSADKAMQLEWKYGAHNYHPIPAVLTRGEGIFVWDVDDKRYFDFLSAYSAVSQGHCHPRIIKAMMEQAQRLTLTSRAFYNDKTGLCEKYLCDYFGFDKALIMNSGAEGGETALKLTRKWAYKVKGIPQDQAKVVFAAGNFWGRTLAAISSSTDPSSTNDFGPLLPGYIIIPYDDLDALEATLQSDPNIAGFMVEPIQGEAGVVVPHEGYLRGVRELCTKYNVLFIADEVQTGIGRTGKRVACDHEGIKPDLLVLGKALSGGTMPVSAVMTSDEVMLTIKPGEHGSTYGGNPLACVVTMEALQVVEDEKLTENAAAMGEVFRARMTALSQKTELVKSVRGKGLLNAIVIQERPDLGTETAWEICLKLKGNGLLTKPTHGDKIRFAPPLVINEEQMHEACDIIEKTILAF
- a CDS encoding M48 family metalloprotease, whose product is MSTALAGPLIAQTNTLPLPLGSGAFICSYTGGKIGPQVVCSPTTASNGHAEKVVDRILKPIGLIRNFKVIECSNTDNCFATVLKGQRFIVYDGAFMQQIEEETETDWSAISIMAHEIGHHLQGHTIDGRGGQPIKEIEADKFSGFVLHQLGASLDEATVAVRALGDEHATSTHPAKPARVEAIRKGWLEAESMYPKSRTAIKTPVAMAPKAITPTNTPAVAARPVIAPKAPVGSSSRVGCVSGDCEDGTGTFVYPTRERYVGEFEEGDKHGEGVEYYADGKLKYKGNFRDNLRSDYGVYYYRNGDKYAGWFQNNIPNGKGTYYFADGDKIVATFRNGKPMQ
- a CDS encoding DinB family protein, with the translated sequence MTQPDQSISDINDVVRQQLIALLTGSNAHQSFDDAVKDLPTELRGVKPDKLPYSIWQLVDHIRIAQWDILEFSRDSGHQSPPWPSGYWSKELAPADEAAWQQALEQIREDRDAFVALLNDPGRDLYAPFEHGDGQNLLRETLLIADHTAYHVGEIIIIRRLLDAW
- a CDS encoding DUF5522 domain-containing protein, which translates into the protein MQPSKKKIPGLADEDYYYTPEGFVVFTTAYHLKRGYCCKSGCRHCPYGFKKKE